The stretch of DNA CGAGCGACACGACCAGGCCGGGAACGAGGAACATGAGTCCGAGGCCGACGAGGTGCAGCGACGCCGACTCGACACGCGGGCGGTGCCGAACCAGCGGGACGACCCTTCTGATGGCTCCGACCGGTGACCTGGGCGCAGCGACCCGGTTCATGGCGACACCCGGGACCTCGGGGCGTGGCGGGCGAGCCATTGAAAGCCCGAGGCGAACATGAGAACCACGGCGAAGATCTCGAGGCGGCCGACGAGCATCAGCGCGGCGAGCACCAGGCGTGCGGGTCGGGTGAAGGCCAGGAACGTCGAGTCAGGCCCTGCTTCGCCGAGGGCGGGGCCCATGTTCGACATCGCACTGAGCACTCCCCCGGTGGCTGTGACGAGATCCGCACCCAGCGCCGTGACCACCATGATCCCGACGCCCGCGATGAGGACGAACGCCGTCGTGAAGCCCAGCGCCCGCCGTACGACGGGCTCGGGGATGGCTGTGGAACCGAGCTTCACCGGCAGCACCGCGCGGGGGTGGCTCAGTGAACGCAGACTGCGGGCGATCTGTCGGGACGCGACCTGCACCCTGTAGACCTTCAGACCGCCCGCGGTCGAACCGATCGAGCCACCCACCAACATGAGCCCCAACAGGACGATCTGTGCGGCCGCGGGCCACAGGACGAAGTCGCCGAATCCTCCATCGGCACGGATGTTGCCGAATCCGCCGCTCGACGCGAGCGAGACGACGTTGAAGAGCCCGTCGCGAAGCGCCGTGGCGAAGGCCACCTCCGCCTCGACCCACAGCAGCACCGTCACCACCGCCGTCGCCCCGGCGACGATCTTGAGGTAGAGGATCTGGTCCGACATCCGCAGGTAGACCCGTGGGTCACCGGTGAGTGCCCTGTAGTGCGCGGTGAAGTTCATCGCGCACACGAGCAGTCCCGCGGCGATCACGAGTTCGGCGGCGAGCGAGTCCAGGTGTCCGACGGACGCCCCGTAGGGCGAGAACCCGCCCGTGGCCGACGTGGTCAGAGCGTGTGCGAACGCGTCGTACACGCCCACGCCGGGTACGGCGAACAGAGCGAGGGCGATGGCGACCGTCAGGCCGGCGTAGAGGACCCACAGCCGCTTCGCCGTCTCGCTCACCCGCGGCGCGAGCCGGTCCGAGGACGGTCCCGGGGCCTCTGCCCCCATGAGTTCGAGGCCGCCCACCCCGAGGAACGGCAGTACGGTCACCGCCAGGACCACCATCCCCATCCCGCCGTACCACTGGGTCAGCTGGCGCCACATCAGGATCCCGCGACCGTGGGCGTCGATGTCGGCGAGAACCGTCGATCCCGTGCACGAGAAGCCCGAGATCGACTCGAAGAGCGCCCCGTCCCACTGGTGCCAGGTGAACATGGTGTCCGACAGGACGTAGGGCAGGGCACCGACCACGCTGCACGCCAGCCAGGTCCAGGCGACTATCGAGAAGATCGATCGTCGGCCCATGTCGCGGGGGATGCGCGTGGTGCGCCACAGCGCGAGGCCGACGGTGCCCGAGACGATCATCGTGACGACCAGGGCGTCCGCGTCGCGTGACGCCGACGACCCCCATTCGATCAGCGCGCTGACCGCCAGACCGGGGACGAGGAACAACAGAGCGAGACCCACCACGTGGGCTGTGGGGGCCACGATTCTGCGGTTCTCGGCGACGAGTCCGACCACCACGTCGCCGCTGCGACGACTCACGACCTCACCGCCTCAGCCGCCGTGAAACCATGCGTCCCACCGCCCCGAATGCCACGACGACCGGGGCGATCGACAGGCGCCCCACCGCCATCAGCACCATCAGGACGGCGCGGGCGGGCGCCGGTACGCCGAGGGCGTCGCTGCCGGGTCCCAGGTCACCCAGGGCGGGCCCCATCGTCGCGAGTGCGGAGACCGAACCGCTGAGCGCCGTCACGAGGTCGGCCCCGAGCGCCGCGAGGCCGAAGGCGCCGGCGAGGACCGTCAACAGGTACAGGAGCTGCTGGGCCTGCATACCCGCGAGCGCCGCCTCCGAGACGGCGACGCCACCGATCTTCACGACGGACACGGCGCGGGGGTGGAGTTGGACGACGAGCTCGCGGTAGGTGTATCTCACGGCTTCGATCGCGCGGAGTATCGAGAATCCGCCACCGGCCGAGCTGCTCATCGGTCCGGTGCCGATGAGGATCAGGAGCAGGAACTGTGCTCCCCAGATCCAGGTCGTCCAGTCGGTGACCGAGTAGCCGGTGGTCGACACCGCCGAAGCGACCGTGAACAGCGAGTCGCGGACCGTGGTGACGCCTCCACCGCTGTCCGTCCAGGTCCACGCGCTGACGAGGACGGTCGATGCGACGACGATGAGCCCGTAGGCGCGCAGCTCGGTGGAACGCCAGATCGGGACCACCGCTCCCCGTACCGCCCACCACAGCGCGACGATGCTCGTCCCCCCGAGCAGCATCCCGATGATCGCGACGACCTCGACGCCCGCCGAGTCGAAGAAGGCGATCGAACCGTCGTGGTTGGCGAAACCTCCCGTCGAGATGGTCGTCATGGCGTAGGTCACACAGTCGAACGGACCCATTCCCGCGGCGAGGTATGCCACCGCGAGACCCGCTCCGACACCGGCGTAGATCGCGGTCACGCGTCGCACGCCGGTCTGCACCTTCGGGGCGAGGGGCCGCACCCCGGGCACCGACTCGTGGAGGATCTGCTCCCGACCGCGTCCGAAGGTCGGAATCACGACGGCGACCAGTTGCAGCGCCGCGAGGCCGCCGATCCACTGTGTCGTGGCGCGCCAGAACAGCACGTCGCGCTCGACCTCGCCGACCGGGGACAGCACCGTCGCCGACGTCGTCGAGAAGCCGGCGATCGACTCGAACAGCGCGTCGTCTATCCGCTCGATCGCGCCTGAGACGAGGTACGCGATCGTCGACACCGCCACCATGACCAGCGAGGCGAACACTCCCGCGGTGAACACGTCGGGGCCGGTCGCCTTGGCAGGGAGGCGGACGAAACGGGTCGTCACGGCACCGACGAGAAGTGCGAGCGTCCCGACCAGAGCGAGGGCGGCCGCACCGTCGTCGGTCGCCCCTACCGCCGCGGAGAGGATGAGGCCGGATCCGACCGCCACGAGCGACCACGCTGCGGCGCTTGCGATGACCGAGGCCTTGACGGTCGTCCTGCGCCGACCCAGCAGCGGGACGACGTCGGCCGTCGAGCCGGCGCCATCGTCGCCGCTCACGCGAAGAGGCGCTGAACCGCGGCGACCGTCTGGGGCCGTGCGAACACGACGAGGTGATCCCGGCTCCGCAACTCCGAGTGCCCACGCGCGATCTGCGCTTTGCCGTCGCGCACTATGGCCCCGATGAGCACCTCCTTGGGGAGGCCGAGTTCGGAGACCACGGCGCC from Acidimicrobiales bacterium encodes:
- a CDS encoding TrkH family potassium uptake protein, with translation MSRRSGDVVVGLVAENRRIVAPTAHVVGLALLFLVPGLAVSALIEWGSSASRDADALVVTMIVSGTVGLALWRTTRIPRDMGRRSIFSIVAWTWLACSVVGALPYVLSDTMFTWHQWDGALFESISGFSCTGSTVLADIDAHGRGILMWRQLTQWYGGMGMVVLAVTVLPFLGVGGLELMGAEAPGPSSDRLAPRVSETAKRLWVLYAGLTVAIALALFAVPGVGVYDAFAHALTTSATGGFSPYGASVGHLDSLAAELVIAAGLLVCAMNFTAHYRALTGDPRVYLRMSDQILYLKIVAGATAVVTVLLWVEAEVAFATALRDGLFNVVSLASSGGFGNIRADGGFGDFVLWPAAAQIVLLGLMLVGGSIGSTAGGLKVYRVQVASRQIARSLRSLSHPRAVLPVKLGSTAIPEPVVRRALGFTTAFVLIAGVGIMVVTALGADLVTATGGVLSAMSNMGPALGEAGPDSTFLAFTRPARLVLAALMLVGRLEIFAVVLMFASGFQWLARHAPRSRVSP
- a CDS encoding potassium transporter TrkG, whose translation is MSGDDGAGSTADVVPLLGRRRTTVKASVIASAAAWSLVAVGSGLILSAAVGATDDGAAALALVGTLALLVGAVTTRFVRLPAKATGPDVFTAGVFASLVMVAVSTIAYLVSGAIERIDDALFESIAGFSTTSATVLSPVGEVERDVLFWRATTQWIGGLAALQLVAVVIPTFGRGREQILHESVPGVRPLAPKVQTGVRRVTAIYAGVGAGLAVAYLAAGMGPFDCVTYAMTTISTGGFANHDGSIAFFDSAGVEVVAIIGMLLGGTSIVALWWAVRGAVVPIWRSTELRAYGLIVVASTVLVSAWTWTDSGGGVTTVRDSLFTVASAVSTTGYSVTDWTTWIWGAQFLLLILIGTGPMSSSAGGGFSILRAIEAVRYTYRELVVQLHPRAVSVVKIGGVAVSEAALAGMQAQQLLYLLTVLAGAFGLAALGADLVTALSGSVSALATMGPALGDLGPGSDALGVPAPARAVLMVLMAVGRLSIAPVVVAFGAVGRMVSRRLRR